One Roseimaritima multifibrata DNA window includes the following coding sequences:
- a CDS encoding metallopeptidase: MQARPSLPRLSPLLAGCFLLSVFSARCLGYEPVVRNIEGWTVRIEPRLLEQPELSSKALKALANHLQRVTYILPEERVAELQKMPIWVELENSELGSFQYHPNRNWLLKNGHDPAMAKHVHIPKAADLIRRQTWAKHPYCIMHELAHAYHDQVIGFDSAEIRDLYEQAKAGGTYDDVLLFTGRRVKHYGMNNAKEYFAEATEAYLGVNDFYPFVRAELKAHDPHMHSFLEQTWGK, translated from the coding sequence ATGCAAGCCCGCCCCTCCTTGCCACGCCTGTCCCCCCTGCTGGCTGGCTGTTTCCTGTTATCGGTGTTCTCGGCCCGCTGCCTGGGCTACGAACCGGTCGTCCGAAACATTGAAGGGTGGACCGTCCGGATTGAGCCACGCCTGCTTGAACAGCCCGAACTATCTTCGAAAGCGTTAAAAGCCCTCGCCAATCATCTGCAGAGGGTCACCTACATCCTCCCCGAAGAACGGGTTGCGGAACTGCAAAAGATGCCGATTTGGGTCGAACTGGAGAATTCGGAATTGGGTTCCTTTCAGTACCACCCCAACCGGAACTGGTTACTGAAGAACGGCCACGATCCGGCGATGGCCAAACACGTCCACATCCCCAAAGCTGCCGACCTGATCCGTCGTCAAACCTGGGCCAAGCATCCGTACTGTATCATGCACGAATTGGCACACGCCTATCACGACCAAGTCATCGGATTCGACTCTGCAGAGATCCGTGACCTGTACGAACAAGCGAAAGCTGGCGGCACCTACGACGACGTCTTACTTTTTACTGGCCGTCGCGTCAAACATTACGGGATGAACAACGCCAAGGAGTATTTCGCTGAAGCTACCGAAGCGTACCTTGGCGTTAACGATTTCTATCCTTTCGTCCGAGCCGAATTAAAGGCACACGACCCACACATGCATTCCTTCTTAGAACAGACCTGGGGAAAATAA
- a CDS encoding ABC-F family ATP-binding cassette domain-containing protein: MAVLLQVRDAHKRYGDQILLDGADAHITDDVKVGFVGRNGAGKSTLLRVLLGEEELDSGEVIQHPRLRVGYLRQHDPFVAGESALDFLMRDSNQPDWKCGEIAGQFELKGPYLEGPVKELSGGWQTRVKLAALLLHEPNLLLLDEPTNFLDVRTQILLEHFLRDFRQACLIVSHDRAFLKATCGQTLDLSRGKLTMYPGKIDDFLTYQEERREHDQRVNATVIAKQKQLKTFIDKNRANASTASQARSKAKQLERLQTTEIEVDLPTVTIRAPQVDPRQGPAVRTTDLAIGYPERTIASDIQLEIEHGERAAIVGDNGQGKTTLLRTLTGSLEPCDGHMKWGHHCDIGVYAQHVYTTLPQEKTVLEFLEYESTPGTTTQQILTVAGSLLFRDEHVQKKIKVLSGGERARLCLASLLLGTHNILVLDEPGNHLDVETVEALANALLAYKGTVIFTSHDRYFMKRIASCIIEVRDGTVKNYLGDYDAYLYAMNKEVDDGERERNAGKGGGGGKSGGSNGSRGGQRDQKKTRNEIKTLERKIASLDKQKKETNDELLTCTDPKKALELHNQLAEWNKESEALEERWLELNDGNW; this comes from the coding sequence ATGGCGGTTTTACTGCAAGTTCGCGACGCCCATAAGCGATACGGTGACCAGATCTTACTTGATGGTGCCGACGCCCATATCACCGATGACGTCAAAGTCGGCTTTGTTGGTCGTAACGGGGCGGGGAAATCGACCCTCCTGCGTGTTTTGCTAGGGGAGGAGGAACTTGATTCCGGTGAAGTGATTCAGCACCCTCGACTGCGAGTCGGCTACTTGCGGCAGCATGATCCGTTTGTGGCAGGCGAATCGGCACTCGATTTTTTGATGCGGGACAGCAATCAGCCCGACTGGAAATGCGGAGAAATCGCTGGCCAGTTCGAACTGAAAGGGCCCTACTTGGAAGGTCCGGTCAAAGAATTGTCGGGGGGGTGGCAGACGCGGGTTAAATTGGCCGCACTGTTGCTGCACGAGCCGAATTTGTTGCTGCTGGACGAACCGACGAACTTTCTGGATGTCCGGACTCAGATCTTGCTGGAGCATTTCCTGCGAGATTTTCGCCAGGCTTGTTTGATCGTTTCTCACGACCGTGCTTTTTTGAAGGCGACTTGCGGCCAGACATTGGATCTAAGCCGCGGCAAACTGACGATGTATCCAGGGAAAATCGACGACTTCTTGACTTATCAAGAGGAACGTCGCGAACACGATCAGCGGGTCAACGCGACCGTGATCGCTAAACAGAAACAGCTAAAGACCTTCATTGACAAGAACCGTGCCAACGCCAGTACGGCCAGCCAAGCACGTTCCAAAGCCAAACAATTAGAACGATTGCAGACAACCGAAATCGAAGTCGATCTGCCAACGGTCACCATCCGAGCCCCGCAAGTGGATCCTCGGCAGGGGCCCGCCGTGCGGACGACCGACCTGGCCATTGGGTATCCCGAACGAACCATCGCCAGCGATATTCAGCTGGAAATCGAACATGGCGAACGAGCGGCCATTGTTGGGGATAACGGACAGGGAAAGACCACGCTGCTGCGGACGTTGACCGGTTCTTTGGAACCTTGCGACGGGCATATGAAATGGGGGCATCACTGCGATATCGGTGTTTATGCACAGCACGTTTACACCACGTTGCCCCAAGAAAAAACGGTGCTGGAATTCTTGGAGTACGAGTCGACGCCGGGGACGACGACCCAGCAGATCTTGACGGTTGCCGGTTCGCTGCTGTTTCGCGATGAACACGTACAGAAAAAAATTAAGGTCCTGTCCGGGGGCGAACGAGCTCGGTTGTGTCTCGCTTCCTTGCTGCTGGGAACCCACAATATCCTTGTCCTGGACGAACCGGGAAACCACTTGGATGTCGAAACCGTTGAAGCCCTGGCAAATGCCCTGTTGGCTTACAAAGGGACGGTCATCTTCACCAGTCACGACCGGTACTTCATGAAGCGAATTGCCAGTTGCATCATCGAAGTGCGTGATGGAACGGTGAAAAATTACCTGGGGGATTACGACGCCTATCTCTACGCGATGAACAAAGAAGTCGACGACGGAGAACGGGAACGAAACGCAGGGAAAGGGGGCGGAGGAGGAAAGTCGGGTGGATCGAATGGTTCTCGTGGAGGCCAACGGGATCAAAAGAAAACCCGCAACGAAATCAAAACACTCGAACGCAAGATCGCTTCCCTCGATAAGCAAAAGAAAGAAACCAACGACGAATTGCTTACCTGTACCGATCCCAAAAAGGCGCTGGAACTGCACAATCAGCTGGCCGAATGGAATAAAGAATCGGAAGCCTTGGAAGAACGCTGGTTAGAGCTGAACGACGGCAACTGGTAG
- a CDS encoding SAM-dependent methyltransferase — MSDAQFVMVACQRGAEGVLKEQLGREGLRLAFSRPGFVTFKVDPEAADAVAKSLPRNPFARAVCHAAGKSRNSDLEVLLAAAKDSITKLRQTDDRPFDQLHVWSRDRAVVGEFGFEPHAPNPLVEDLAERLFQHLSASGDVVCNGPNLTAGKGQRIFDVIIVDPGEWWFGWHLAEDLPTRWPGAIQPIDADKEVVSRAYFKLAEALAWAGFPMRPGDLVVEVGSAPGGACQRLLELGFKVTGIDPAEMDEEILEHRHMTHVLARAEDLKISEFRDYRWLIVDATLKPPKVLSMVGRILSHSDVRIQGIVLTLKLGDYDRAAEIPGWIQQVERWGFPKELIQVRQLATGRCEVCLIASHEYRP, encoded by the coding sequence ATGTCCGATGCCCAGTTTGTGATGGTTGCCTGTCAGCGTGGTGCTGAAGGGGTTCTGAAAGAGCAGTTGGGCAGGGAAGGGTTGCGACTAGCGTTTTCACGCCCCGGTTTTGTGACCTTTAAGGTCGATCCCGAGGCCGCGGATGCGGTTGCCAAGTCTCTCCCCCGGAATCCGTTTGCTCGGGCCGTCTGCCACGCTGCCGGGAAATCTAGAAATAGTGATCTGGAAGTCCTGCTGGCCGCTGCCAAAGATTCGATCACAAAACTACGGCAGACCGATGATCGCCCCTTTGATCAACTGCACGTATGGTCTCGAGACCGCGCGGTTGTCGGTGAATTCGGATTCGAACCGCATGCTCCCAACCCGTTGGTAGAAGATTTAGCCGAACGGCTGTTTCAGCATCTGTCCGCCTCTGGCGATGTCGTTTGCAACGGTCCTAACTTGACCGCCGGCAAGGGACAGCGAATTTTTGATGTGATCATCGTCGATCCGGGCGAGTGGTGGTTTGGTTGGCACCTTGCCGAAGACCTGCCGACGCGCTGGCCGGGGGCCATTCAGCCGATCGACGCCGATAAAGAAGTGGTTTCGCGAGCCTATTTCAAACTGGCTGAGGCTCTGGCTTGGGCGGGGTTTCCGATGCGGCCAGGGGATTTGGTTGTTGAAGTCGGAAGCGCTCCCGGCGGAGCCTGTCAGCGTTTGCTGGAACTGGGGTTCAAGGTAACCGGAATCGATCCCGCGGAAATGGACGAGGAAATCCTCGAACATCGGCACATGACGCACGTCCTGGCTAGAGCCGAAGATTTAAAGATCAGCGAGTTCCGCGATTATCGCTGGTTGATCGTCGACGCGACTCTGAAACCACCGAAGGTGTTGTCGATGGTCGGTCGGATCCTGTCACATTCAGACGTTCGCATTCAAGGGATCGTGTTGACCTTAAAGCTGGGCGATTATGACCGCGCCGCAGAGATCCCCGGCTGGATACAGCAGGTCGAACGCTGGGGATTTCCCAAAGAATTGATTCAGGTTCGCCAATTGGCGACAGGTCGTTGTGAAGTCTGCCTGATCGCCAGCCACGAATATCGGCCGTAG
- a CDS encoding serine/threonine-protein kinase, with protein sequence MSEPTPELFMQRIVDLGLANQLDVEKARRDVAAGDDSLDSLSRAMQRHGLLTTLQTEKILRGDRIGYFYGPYKVLYLIGAGTFARVYRSEKLGDLKTKDAETTGKDVFAVKVLRKRFRDEAAQLEQFLREGAMGLKLRHPNIVSVYDVEPDTYHPYMAMEFVEGQTLRELMHLRATLPAKTALKIMHDIASGLAHAASQGISHRDMKLSNVLVSSQGVAKLVDFGLAALADRNNPDKIADCPNARAIDYAALERGTNVRKDDPRSDIYFAGVMLYQMLCGQPPMPDTRDRLKRLNVTRFQTIEPIHRIKEDIPAPAIHVVNRAMELDPQARYQSAAEMQADIKKSMARLEAGPMQRVLDDGKIILEYPDDDDDPASEGEGLVVLLVESKIELQNAIRQRLKNRGYRVLVIADPARALERFDPLDDPIADCVVFSAAELGRSALDAFNRFGADEHTADVASILLVDRRQTSLIQDAHTAPHRRMLPLPLKVRELRAGLAKLLAKTPRRQIR encoded by the coding sequence ATGAGCGAACCTACCCCCGAACTATTTATGCAGCGAATCGTCGATCTGGGATTGGCCAATCAACTAGATGTTGAGAAAGCACGTCGCGACGTTGCAGCTGGCGATGACAGTCTTGACTCGCTCTCCCGAGCGATGCAGCGTCACGGCCTGCTAACGACTCTCCAGACCGAAAAGATTCTGCGTGGCGACCGAATCGGCTATTTCTATGGCCCCTACAAAGTCCTGTATTTGATTGGTGCGGGTACCTTCGCTCGCGTTTATCGCTCGGAGAAACTTGGGGACCTGAAAACCAAAGACGCGGAAACCACGGGGAAAGACGTTTTTGCCGTCAAAGTGCTTCGCAAGCGATTCCGTGATGAAGCGGCTCAGCTGGAACAGTTCCTTCGCGAAGGGGCGATGGGTTTAAAGCTACGCCATCCCAATATCGTCAGCGTTTACGATGTCGAACCGGACACCTATCACCCGTACATGGCGATGGAGTTTGTCGAAGGGCAAACCCTGCGAGAACTGATGCACCTGCGGGCGACGCTTCCCGCCAAGACCGCACTAAAGATCATGCACGATATCGCCTCGGGGTTGGCTCACGCAGCCAGCCAAGGGATTTCTCACCGTGACATGAAATTGTCGAACGTGTTGGTCAGTTCCCAGGGCGTCGCAAAACTGGTCGACTTTGGCCTGGCAGCTTTGGCCGACCGCAATAACCCGGACAAGATTGCCGATTGCCCGAATGCTCGAGCGATCGATTACGCCGCACTGGAACGTGGAACCAACGTCCGCAAGGACGATCCGCGAAGCGATATCTATTTTGCCGGAGTGATGCTGTACCAAATGCTCTGCGGTCAGCCGCCAATGCCCGATACACGGGACCGCTTGAAACGTTTGAACGTCACGCGATTTCAGACAATTGAACCGATCCACCGGATCAAAGAGGACATCCCGGCTCCGGCGATCCACGTCGTCAATCGAGCAATGGAATTGGATCCACAAGCGCGTTACCAATCGGCTGCAGAAATGCAGGCGGATATCAAAAAGTCGATGGCTCGCTTGGAAGCGGGACCAATGCAGCGAGTCCTGGACGACGGCAAGATCATCCTTGAATACCCCGATGACGACGACGATCCGGCCAGCGAAGGAGAGGGACTGGTTGTCCTCTTGGTCGAATCGAAAATCGAACTGCAAAATGCGATTCGCCAAAGACTGAAAAACCGAGGCTACCGCGTCCTCGTGATCGCAGACCCAGCACGAGCGCTCGAGCGATTTGATCCGCTAGACGATCCGATTGCCGACTGCGTGGTATTCAGTGCCGCCGAACTGGGAAGGTCGGCTCTCGATGCATTCAATCGGTTCGGAGCCGACGAACATACCGCCGATGTCGCGTCGATCTTGTTGGTCGACCGCAGACAAACCAGCCTCATTCAAGACGCTCACACAGCCCCTCATCGCCGGATGTTGCCGCTGCCACTAAAAGTCCGTGAACTAAGAGCTGGTTTGGCAAAGCTGTTGGCCAAAACGCCACGACGGCAAATAAGGTAA
- a CDS encoding transcriptional regulator has product MQKSIRHAAVVNEDMPNELRELVRAIESLPAEHRDAMRPSVDRVVECSTRRRRILNLVQEALSQLRLDMKYLIFDLEATRRERDGLQAQIDEMK; this is encoded by the coding sequence ATGCAAAAGTCGATTCGCCACGCCGCCGTTGTCAACGAAGATATGCCTAACGAACTTCGCGAATTGGTCCGCGCCATCGAATCCCTTCCTGCCGAACACCGCGACGCCATGCGACCTTCCGTCGATCGCGTTGTCGAATGCAGCACTCGCCGCCGCCGCATTCTGAATCTGGTCCAAGAAGCCCTGTCTCAGCTTCGTCTGGACATGAAATACTTGATCTTTGATCTAGAAGCCACACGTCGCGAACGAGACGGTTTGCAGGCTCAAATCGACGAAATGAAATAG
- a CDS encoding glycerate kinase type-2 family protein yields the protein MQSNPRALAEQIWLAGVDAVRAEPLLRSQVRFIDQQIGCPEFDLDVPQGGRLEVVGAGKAAAAMAAGLVASFGERQRFKAELTGWVNIPAGTERDAGPIHLHVGRPAGVNEPTEAAMEGTRRLLNRVEQLGSDDVCVVLISGGGSALLAAPLDGITLADKLDTIRCLSAGGANIEELNTVRKHLSAVKGGGLARACNAGRLLTIVISDVLGDPLDLIASGPTIPDPSSRQDALQVLARFDPQRRLPESIYRLLEKEEGATGDGNAGFPPICETIILANNAMAVDEAGIVAEQLGFQHAMHAAGKSEGNAEAVGKHLAEMALAMLREEGPNCLITGGEPTVALVDSEIRGKGGRNQQLVLAAMQRLSAEDVSDSERQRIAILSGGTDGEDGPTDAAGAVLDAGVWERLALPESRDLVIGDYLHRNDAYSFFTRLNGLIKTGPTHTNVCDLRVVVVDR from the coding sequence ATGCAATCGAACCCACGTGCTCTTGCGGAACAGATTTGGTTGGCTGGCGTCGATGCGGTCCGAGCGGAACCTTTGCTGCGCAGTCAGGTCCGTTTCATCGATCAGCAGATCGGTTGCCCTGAATTCGATTTGGACGTCCCACAGGGTGGTCGTTTGGAAGTCGTCGGAGCGGGGAAAGCTGCCGCGGCGATGGCCGCAGGCTTGGTCGCCAGTTTCGGCGAACGTCAGCGATTTAAAGCCGAACTGACCGGCTGGGTGAACATTCCTGCAGGAACCGAACGGGACGCGGGCCCAATCCACCTGCATGTGGGGCGACCGGCCGGAGTGAACGAACCGACGGAAGCCGCGATGGAAGGGACGCGTCGTCTGTTGAACCGAGTTGAACAGTTGGGATCCGACGATGTTTGCGTCGTGTTGATTTCAGGTGGCGGATCGGCCCTGTTGGCCGCTCCGCTGGACGGGATCACGCTGGCAGACAAATTGGACACGATTCGCTGCTTGAGTGCTGGCGGCGCCAATATCGAAGAACTGAATACCGTTCGCAAACATTTGAGCGCTGTGAAGGGGGGCGGATTGGCCAGAGCCTGCAACGCCGGCCGGTTGCTGACGATTGTGATTTCGGATGTCCTGGGGGACCCCCTCGATTTGATCGCTTCGGGACCGACCATTCCCGATCCTTCAAGCCGACAAGACGCGCTCCAGGTGCTTGCTCGATTTGATCCTCAGCGGCGGTTGCCCGAATCGATCTATCGCCTGCTTGAAAAAGAGGAGGGTGCGACGGGGGACGGGAACGCCGGCTTTCCGCCGATCTGTGAAACGATCATCTTGGCGAACAACGCGATGGCGGTCGATGAAGCGGGGATCGTTGCCGAGCAACTAGGATTTCAGCACGCCATGCATGCCGCCGGGAAGAGCGAAGGGAATGCCGAGGCCGTCGGAAAGCATCTGGCAGAAATGGCGCTGGCCATGCTTCGTGAAGAGGGGCCGAATTGTTTGATTACCGGCGGAGAGCCAACCGTCGCGTTGGTCGATTCCGAGATTCGTGGCAAAGGAGGACGCAATCAACAATTGGTCTTGGCAGCCATGCAGCGATTGTCGGCGGAGGACGTCAGCGATTCAGAGCGTCAGCGAATTGCCATCCTGTCGGGAGGGACCGACGGCGAGGATGGGCCGACCGATGCCGCTGGAGCCGTGTTGGACGCCGGCGTTTGGGAGCGCTTGGCGCTCCCGGAAAGCCGCGATTTAGTGATCGGCGATTACCTGCATCGCAACGATGCGTATTCTTTTTTTACGCGACTGAACGGGCTGATTAAGACGGGGCCGACTCACACGAATGTTTGCGATTTGCGAGTCGTTGTCGTGGATCGATAA
- a CDS encoding lipopolysaccharide biosynthesis protein — MIPSPSDPPAAAEPTAAEPAAAFPADSLAIGMSVMLAMTIVQRGIGFFRSIWMCRMLEDDVLGQWAMALGFITMVTPMLLLGLPGSLPRYVAAYLNQGHLKAFLRRILWLTGVLSCAGFAAMLLLPEIFGWLIFREPTSVNLVVAVALTVVSITIFNSMNELIASLRQVRVVSIMQFINSVSFTVIAIAWLYFDGSLLGLIYSFAASCLIGTLPAWWVLAHYWHAIPHNTDPLHAPSMWKRVLPYAAALWVMNLLANAFELSDRYMILHFSAAADLGQSLVGQYHSARLIPALLLSLAAMASGILLPYLTSDWEAGRHQAVRDRLRKILLAVACLFTAGGAVALWISPWMFDTLLAGRYPGGLAVMPMAFTFSIWGAIAAIAQNYLWVAEKGKYVGWALGIGLVANLLLNHLLLPILGLKGAVIATMVSNLIVLVGIWVAMRGTGFRWDSSLIWTTLLPATLLYHPLASILCVAAVAILSEQTRGWIVEGLQIIDPRQRLANRKHSCESAPS; from the coding sequence ATGATACCCAGCCCTTCCGATCCTCCGGCAGCCGCCGAACCGACGGCCGCAGAACCTGCCGCGGCGTTCCCGGCAGATTCGCTGGCGATAGGGATGTCGGTGATGCTGGCGATGACCATCGTGCAACGCGGGATCGGATTCTTCCGCAGCATTTGGATGTGCCGAATGTTGGAGGATGACGTCCTGGGGCAATGGGCGATGGCTCTGGGATTCATCACCATGGTTACCCCGATGCTGCTGCTGGGCCTGCCGGGATCATTGCCGCGTTACGTGGCGGCCTACCTAAACCAAGGGCACCTAAAAGCCTTCCTCAGACGAATCCTGTGGCTTACCGGCGTCCTCAGTTGTGCCGGTTTTGCGGCGATGCTGCTGTTACCGGAGATCTTTGGATGGCTGATTTTCCGCGAACCAACCAGCGTGAACCTTGTGGTCGCCGTCGCGTTGACGGTGGTTTCCATCACCATTTTCAACAGCATGAACGAATTGATCGCCTCGCTGCGACAGGTTCGCGTCGTTTCGATCATGCAGTTCATCAACAGTGTTAGTTTCACGGTCATCGCTATCGCTTGGCTTTACTTCGATGGCAGCCTGCTGGGGTTGATCTATAGTTTCGCCGCTTCGTGTTTAATCGGGACGCTCCCAGCATGGTGGGTCCTGGCCCATTACTGGCACGCGATCCCTCATAACACCGACCCTTTGCATGCACCGTCGATGTGGAAACGGGTCCTCCCGTACGCAGCGGCTCTTTGGGTCATGAACCTGCTGGCCAATGCGTTCGAACTATCGGACCGCTATATGATTCTGCATTTCAGTGCGGCAGCCGACCTGGGGCAATCCCTTGTCGGTCAGTACCACAGCGCCCGCCTGATTCCCGCATTACTGCTTTCCCTGGCGGCGATGGCCAGCGGAATCTTGCTTCCCTATCTAACAAGCGACTGGGAAGCGGGGCGTCACCAAGCCGTTCGCGACCGCCTTCGCAAGATTTTACTGGCCGTCGCCTGCCTCTTCACCGCAGGAGGAGCCGTCGCCCTCTGGATTTCGCCATGGATGTTTGACACCCTACTTGCGGGGCGTTACCCAGGCGGACTGGCGGTGATGCCGATGGCATTTACGTTCAGTATTTGGGGAGCCATTGCGGCGATCGCGCAAAACTATTTGTGGGTTGCCGAGAAAGGCAAATACGTCGGCTGGGCGCTTGGGATCGGCTTGGTGGCCAACCTGTTGCTCAACCATCTGCTGCTGCCGATTCTGGGATTAAAAGGGGCCGTGATCGCGACGATGGTCTCCAACCTGATTGTTTTGGTCGGGATCTGGGTCGCGATGCGTGGCACCGGTTTCCGCTGGGATAGCAGCCTTATCTGGACCACACTCTTGCCCGCGACTTTGCTGTACCATCCGCTGGCTTCGATCCTCTGCGTCGCCGCGGTGGCGATCCTGAGCGAACAGACGCGTGGCTGGATCGTGGAAGGGTTGCAGATTATCGATCCACGACAACGACTCGCAAATCGCAAACATTCGTGTGAGTCGGCCCCGTCTTAA
- the rpiB gene encoding ribose 5-phosphate isomerase B: MPTSKTPLRVVLAGDHAGFPLKSFIAEWLSEGSSDRPVELTLKDCGAYDETPSDYPTFAIAVAAEIVAGRADKGILVCGSGVGVSVAANKVAGIRAAVCHDSYTAHQGVEHDDMNVLCVGGRVIGPELAKEVIKAFLKAEYTPKERHARRLEAVLKLEREGLPTS; this comes from the coding sequence ATGCCCACTTCGAAAACGCCCCTTCGTGTCGTCTTGGCTGGCGATCACGCTGGTTTTCCACTGAAATCGTTTATTGCCGAGTGGTTATCCGAAGGTTCTTCCGACCGACCCGTCGAATTAACTCTTAAGGACTGTGGTGCTTACGACGAAACGCCGAGCGATTATCCGACTTTTGCGATCGCCGTTGCGGCCGAAATCGTGGCCGGTCGAGCGGACAAAGGGATCTTGGTATGCGGAAGTGGTGTCGGCGTCAGCGTCGCGGCCAATAAAGTTGCCGGCATCCGAGCCGCCGTCTGTCATGATTCCTACACCGCCCACCAAGGCGTCGAACATGACGACATGAACGTCCTGTGCGTCGGCGGTCGCGTCATCGGTCCCGAGCTAGCAAAAGAGGTGATCAAGGCCTTCTTAAAGGCGGAGTACACCCCAAAAGAACGCCATGCGCGGCGGCTGGAAGCGGTTCTCAAACTTGAACGCGAAGGTTTGCCCACGTCGTAG
- a CDS encoding 30S ribosomal protein S1, with translation MVNRNLIRALEDDDLAEELALLAPAEDTEDELFKALEQEQQDYIQGKIVDGRIVELNDEWALVDVGFKSEGTIGLDEWGPEEAQPKVGDTVKVLIEEMEDELGAADDPYGMISLSKRKAEKIIQWEEMMESVAEGQVVTGTVIRKIKGGLLVDIGVNVFLPGSQVDIRRPGDIGDFIGRVIQAEVLKIDDTRRNIVISRRSLIENQREEDRAYLMKELENGQIRKGIVKNIADFGAFVDLGGIDGLLHITDMAWERIGHPSEMVAIDQEIEVKVLNIDREKQKIALGLKQKDRNPWENIETKYPVDTTHPGEVVNVMSYGAFVKLEPGIEGLVHISEMSWTKRVNHPSELVNIGDSIEVKILGVDPEGQQLSLGMKQTQKNPWDEVLDRYPEGTDVSGHVRNLTNYGAFIELEEGIDGLLHVSDMSWTRKISHPSELLEKGQEVHCRVLSVDQDRRRIALGLKQLDSDPWTTDIPEKYQPGQLVNGNVTKITNFGVFVGLEDGLEGLLHISELADHKVDDPEEVVKVGDPIEVKILRVDTDERKIGLSRKRVDWAEEQEEAAAEEERQRTAGSDELKGGLGGSDGLLIPTSSPKGEATEVAAAEEVAAEEAPADEAAAEEAPAEASSEESDEEPKS, from the coding sequence ATGGTAAATCGTAATCTGATCCGAGCCCTTGAAGACGATGATTTGGCAGAAGAGTTGGCATTGCTGGCTCCTGCGGAAGATACTGAAGATGAACTGTTCAAGGCCTTAGAGCAGGAACAGCAGGACTACATCCAAGGTAAGATTGTTGACGGCCGCATTGTCGAATTGAACGACGAATGGGCATTGGTTGACGTCGGTTTCAAGAGTGAAGGAACCATCGGTCTTGATGAATGGGGGCCTGAAGAGGCTCAGCCGAAGGTCGGGGATACCGTCAAGGTCCTGATCGAGGAAATGGAAGACGAATTGGGGGCCGCGGATGACCCCTACGGCATGATCTCGCTGAGCAAGCGAAAAGCCGAAAAGATCATCCAGTGGGAAGAGATGATGGAATCGGTTGCCGAAGGCCAAGTGGTCACCGGTACCGTTATCCGCAAAATCAAAGGTGGATTGCTGGTCGATATCGGCGTCAACGTCTTCCTGCCAGGCAGCCAAGTCGACATTCGTCGTCCCGGCGACATCGGCGATTTTATCGGTCGCGTGATTCAGGCCGAAGTCCTGAAAATCGACGATACCCGCCGCAATATCGTCATCAGTCGCCGCTCGTTGATCGAAAATCAACGCGAAGAAGATCGTGCGTACCTGATGAAGGAACTGGAAAACGGCCAGATCCGCAAAGGGATTGTCAAAAACATCGCCGACTTCGGTGCCTTCGTCGACCTGGGCGGCATCGATGGCCTGCTCCATATCACCGATATGGCTTGGGAACGAATTGGACACCCTTCGGAAATGGTCGCTATCGACCAGGAAATCGAAGTCAAAGTCCTCAATATCGACCGCGAAAAGCAGAAGATCGCCCTCGGTCTGAAGCAAAAAGATCGCAATCCTTGGGAAAACATCGAAACCAAGTACCCTGTCGATACGACCCATCCTGGCGAAGTTGTCAACGTCATGAGCTACGGTGCGTTCGTCAAACTGGAACCAGGCATCGAAGGGCTGGTTCACATCAGCGAGATGAGCTGGACCAAGCGAGTCAACCATCCAAGCGAATTGGTAAACATCGGCGACAGTATCGAAGTGAAGATTCTGGGTGTCGATCCAGAAGGCCAACAGCTTTCGCTTGGTATGAAGCAGACTCAGAAGAATCCTTGGGACGAAGTCCTCGATCGTTATCCAGAAGGTACCGACGTTTCCGGACACGTTCGAAACCTTACCAATTACGGTGCTTTCATCGAATTGGAAGAAGGAATCGACGGCCTGTTGCATGTCAGTGACATGTCCTGGACCCGTAAGATCAGCCATCCAAGTGAATTGCTTGAAAAAGGCCAAGAAGTTCATTGCCGCGTGCTGAGCGTCGATCAAGATCGCCGCCGTATCGCACTCGGACTGAAACAGCTTGATAGCGATCCTTGGACCACCGATATTCCTGAAAAATATCAACCGGGCCAATTGGTCAACGGTAACGTCACCAAAATCACCAACTTCGGTGTCTTTGTTGGCTTGGAAGACGGACTGGAAGGCCTGCTGCATATCTCCGAATTGGCCGACCACAAAGTGGACGACCCGGAAGAAGTTGTCAAAGTTGGCGATCCGATCGAAGTCAAAATCCTTCGGGTTGATACCGACGAACGTAAAATTGGCTTGTCGCGCAAACGCGTCGATTGGGCTGAAGAGCAAGAAGAAGCCGCCGCTGAAGAAGAACGTCAACGGACCGCTGGCAGCGATGAGCTGAAGGGTGGTCTTGGTGGCAGCGACGGATTGTTGATCCCGACTTCGAGCCCTAAGGGTGAAGCAACGGAAGTTGCAGCGGCCGAAGAAGTCGCCGCCGAAGAAGCTCCAGCCGATGAAGCTGCAGCGGAAGAAGCTCCAGCAGAAGCTTCCTCGGAAGAATCCGACGAAGAACCAAAAAGCTAG